A portion of the Manihot esculenta cultivar AM560-2 chromosome 2, M.esculenta_v8, whole genome shotgun sequence genome contains these proteins:
- the LOC110603646 gene encoding agamous-like MADS-box protein AGL19 yields the protein MVRGKTQMKRIENATSRQVTFSKRRNGLLKKAFELSVLCDAEVALIIFSPRGKLYEFSSCSINKTIERYQKKAKDLGISIKAIQENMQNMMKEDPLSLAKKIELLEVSKRRLLGDGLEPCCIDELQQLENQLERSLTRIRTRKNQLFREHIEKLKEEEKDLMEENTRLRFKCGLQPMDLSTTPERQQTADRDRESVEVETALFIGLPETRNTQKA from the exons ATGGTGAGAGGAAAGACTCAGATGAAGAGAATAGAAAACGCAACCAGTAGGCAAGTGACCTTCTCAAAGAGAAGAAATGGGCTTCTTAAGAAGGCATTTGAGCTTTCAGTTCTCTGCGATGCTGAAGTTGCACTTATCATTTTCTCTCCCAGAGGAAAGCTCTATGAGTTCTCCAGCTGCAG TATTAATAAGACCATAGAGCGGTATCAGAAGAAAGCCAAGGATCTGGGAATCAGTATCAAGGCAATTCAAGAAAACATGCAG AATATGATGAAGGAAGATCCGTTGAGCTTGGCAAAGAAGATCGAGCTTCTTGAAGTTTCTAAAAG AAGACTCCTAGGTGATGGATTGGAACCATGTTGCATTGATGAGCTACAGCAGTTGGAGAATCAGCTGGAGCGAAGCTTAACCAGAATTAGGACAAGAAAG AATCAGCTGTTCAGGGAGCACATTGAGAAGCTAAAGGAAGAG GAGAAAGACCTGATGGAAGAAAATACAAGGTTGCGGTTCAAG TGTGGGTTGCAACCAATGGACTTATCAACAACACCAGAAAGGCAACAAACAGCAGACAGAGACAGAGAAAGCGTGGAGGTGGAGACAGCACTATTTATAGGTCTACCGGAGACGAGAAATACCCAAAAAGCATAG
- the LOC110603639 gene encoding protein STAY-GREEN homolog, chloroplastic, with protein sequence MSALSIVPLLPSKRRPSVFEQNIPLPPSTRKPKKRIGPVARLFGPSIFEASKLKVLFVGVDEKKHPAKLPRTYTLTHSDITARLTLAISQTINNSQLQGWSNKLYRDEVVAEWKKVKGKMSLHVHCHISGGHFLLDLFARLRYFIFCKELPVVLKAFVHGDGNLLNNYPELQEALVWAYFHSNIPEYNKVECWGPLKNAAAPSSGICGPQENNQKTTSASNWDLPEPCKEECECCFPPMSVIPWSEKPHIATETNEGTQQSFQQAAQEP encoded by the exons ATGAGTGCCTTGTCTATTGTTCCTCTGCTCCCTTCAAAGCGAAGGCCCTCTGTGTTTGAGCAGAACATCCCTCTCCCCCCCTCCACAAGAAAACCCAAGAAGAGAATTGGTCCT GTGGCAAGGTTATTTGGGCCATCGATTTTTGAGGCATCAAAGCTGAAGGTGTTGTTTGTAGGGGTTGATGAGAAGAAGCATCCAGCGAAGCTGCCGAGGACTTATACACTAACACATAGTGATATTACCGCTAGGCTTACTTTAGCCATCTCACAGACAATAAATAATTCTCAG TTGCAGGGATGGTCTAACAAATTGTACAGAGATGAAGTGGTAGCAGAGTGGAAGAAAGTGAAGGGGAAGATGTCTCTCCATGTTCATTGTCACATCAGTGGAGGCcattttttattagatttatttGCAAGGCTCAGATATTTCATCTTCTGCAAAGAACTCCCTGTG GTGTTGAAGGCCTTTGTACATGGAGATGGGAATTTGTTGAACAACTATCCGGAATTACAGGAAGCTTTGGTTTGGGCTTATTTCCATTCAAACATTCCAGAATACAACAAGGTAGAGTGTTGGGGTCCATTAAAGAATGCTGCAGCACCTTCTTCTGGGATCTGTGGGCCCCAAGAAAACAACCAGAAGACAACCTCTGCAAGTAATTGGGACTTGCCCGAGCCATGTAAAGAGGAATGTGAGTGTTGTTTCCCACCAATGAGCGTGATCCCATGGTCAGAAAAACCCCACATAGCCACTGAAACTAATGAAGGGACCCAACAGAGCTTTCAACAAGCAGCTCAAGAACCCTAA
- the LOC110610095 gene encoding protein FIZZY-RELATED 2, with protein sequence MDDSTISPLTVQPVPSSQLNVPAIMQRPSLNLDTVTPSDHVSRLINSNHYKSPSRTIYSDRFIPSRSNSNFALFNISSSSPPLPTNPPASEGGKEDSSSAYAALLRSALFGPHTPDKRDSPGRNIFRFKTETRQSMHSLSPFGHDEDRPGSSHSPVKTPRKVPRSPYKVLDAPALQDDFYLNLVDWSSHNVLAVGLGNCVYLWNACSSKVTKLCDLGIDDSVCSVGWAQRGTHLAVGTSNGKVQIWDASRCRRVRTMEGHHLRVGALAWSSSVLSSGSRDKSILQRDIRAQEDFVSKLSGPKSEVCGLKWSYDNRELASGGNDNRLFVWNQHSTQPVLKYCEHTAAVKAIAWSPHLHGLLASGGGTADRCVRFWNTTTNSHLSCMDTGSQVCNLVWSRNVNELVSTHGYSQNQIIVWRYPTMSKLATLTGHTYRVLYLALSPDGQTIVTGAGDETLRFWNVFPSPKSQNTDSEIGASSLGRTTIR encoded by the exons ATGGATGATTCCACGATTTCACCATTGACAGTCCAACCAGTTCCTTCGTCCCAGCTGAATGTTCCTGCCATCATGCAACGCCCCTCTTTGAATCTCGACACCGTAACTCCATCTGACCACGTGAGCCGCTTGATCAACTCCAACCACTATAAATCGCCGTCAAGGACGATTTATTCCGATAGGTTTATTCCCAGCAGATCCAATTCCAATTTTGCCCTATTCAACATCTCTTCCTCTTCGCCTCCGTTGCCGACAAATCCTCCGGCATCTGAAGGAGGAAAGGAGGACAGCTCCAGTGCCTATGCGGCACTGCTCCGCTCTGCTCTTTTCGGGCCGCACACGCCGGATAAAAGGGACTCGCCAGGTCGCAATATTTTCCGGTTCAAGACGGAAACGAGACAGTCGATGCACTCGCTTTCTCCTTTTGGACATGATGAAGACAGACCTGGAAGTAGCCACAGCCCGGTTAAGACTCCGAGGAAGGTCCCAAGGTCACCTTACAAg gtGTTGGACGCACCCGCATTGCAAGatgatttttatttgaatttggtGGACTGGTCGTCACATAATGTACTAGCAGTGGGTTTGGGGAATTGTGTGTATTTGTGGAATGCTTGTAGCAGCAAG GTGACAAAATTGTGTGATTTGGGGATTGACGATAGTGTGTGTTCAGTGGGATGGGCACAGCGCGGGACACATCTAGCTGTTGGAACTAGCAATGGGAAAGTCCAG ATTTGGGATGCATCTCGCTGTAGAAGAGTAAGAACCATGGAGGGCCATCATTTACGGGTTGGGGCCTTGGCCTGGAGTTCATCTGTGTTGTCTTCTGGTAGCCGGGATAAGAGTATTCTTCAACGAGATATACGAGCTCAGGAAGACTTCGTTAGCAAACTCTCTGGGCCCAAGTCAGAG GTCTGTGGATTGAAGTGGTCTTATGATAATCGTGAGTTGGCATCTGGTGGGAATGATAATAGA CTTTTTGTTTGGAATCAACATTCAACTCAACCAGTGCTAAAATACTGTGAGCATACCGCAGCTGTAAAAGCAATTGCTTGGTCACCCCATCTTCATGGACTTCTTGCATCTGGGGGTGGGACTGCTGATCGGTGTGTAAGGTTCTGGAATACAACCACTAATTCACATCTCAGCTGCATGGACACTGGCAGTCAG GTGTGCAATCTTGTGTGGTCTAGGAATGTCAATGAACTTGTCAGCACACATGGGTATTCTCAAAACCAGATAATAGTATGGAGATACCCCACCATGTCAAAG TTGGCAACTCTCACAGGTCATACATACAGAGTACTTTATCTTGCCCTCTCACCAGATGGACAG ACCATTGTCACAGGCGCAGGGGATGAAACTCTACGGTTTTGGAACGTGTTCCCTTCCCCTAAATCTCAG AACACTGACAGCGAAATTGGAGCATCATCTCTAGGAAGAACTACAATCCGGTGA
- the LOC110610104 gene encoding uncharacterized protein LOC110610104 — translation MGSLLSFSLIILLSWASFRTEAQGIKSARLLDLVIRDYIFKSYDIHARTGIIHTVHLPANFSDIKVDTATFRCGSLRRYGAQVKEFHLDIGVIMEPCVERVMLTRQNLGHNWSSIYYASFDLSGYQLVSPILGLLAYNGGSDVNFSNPFEIGIHAGEKPITVDFTNTTSIGNLSLSGSGVRPLCASFENGGKVTLKNPASHNVCVVTSHGHYGLVIESPPPSSGAAGQARKKISLWKVVVGSTIGAALGGFLLGLLLVALFVKVKKKARMEEMERRAYEEEALQVSMVGHVRAPTATVTRTTPATEHEYTPYHPS, via the coding sequence ATGGGCTCTCTCCTCTCTTTCTCCTTGATAATTCTACTTTCCTGGGCATCCTTCAGAACTGAAGCTCAAGGGATCAAATCCGCCCGTCTTCTCGATCTTGTCATTAGAGATTACATATTCAAGTCCTATGACATACACGCCAGAACAGGTATAATACACACTGTACATTTACCTGCAAACTTCTCCGACATCAAAGTGGATACGGCCACGTTCCGGTGCGGCAGTCTGAGGAGATATGGCGCTCAGGTAAAAGAATTCCATCTGGATATCGGTGTAATTATGGAGCCATGTGTGGAGAGAGTGATGTTAACTAGACAAAATTTAGGACATAACTGGTCTTCTATATATTATGCCAGCTTTGACTTGTCAGGATATCAGCTCGTCTCTCCTATCTTAGGCCTTTTAGCTTACAATGGTGGTAGTGATGTGAACTTTAGCAATCCTTTTGAGATTGGAATCCATGCTGGAGAGAAACCAATCACTGTAGACTTTACCAACACAACCAGTATCGGGAACCTTTCACTTTCAGGATCAGGAGTTAGGCCACTATGTGCTAGTTTTGAAAATGGTGGCAAGGTGACACTGAAAAACCCAGCATCGCATAATGTTTGTGTAGTCACAAGTCATGGACATTATGGTTTGGTGATCGAATCGCCTCCACCATCATCAGGAGCGGCAGGGCAAGCAAGAAAGAAGATCAGCCTGTGGAAAGTGGTGGTGGGAAGCACGATTGGGGCAGCCTTGGGTGGATTCCTGTTAGGTTTGCTTTTGGTGGCGCTTTTTGTTAAGGtgaagaagaaagcaagaatGGAGGAGATGGAGAGAAGAGCCTACGAAGAGGAAGCTCTGCAAGTGTCAATGGTTGGCCATGTGAGAGCACCTACAGCAACTGTTACTCGGACCACACCTGCAACTGAACATGAGTATACACCTTACCATCCTTCTTGA
- the LOC110603176 gene encoding expansin-A7, with translation MGSVFHSRSISFFLIALTSAFISTSTATGYTPVFQPSQWSLAHATFYGDETASATMGGACGYGNLFQNGYGTDTVALSTTLFNNGYACGSCYQIMCTQSPWCYKGVFATVAATNLCPPNWSEDSNNGGWCNPPRVHFDMSKPAFMKIAQWKAGIVPVMYRRVPCRRTDGLRFSFQGNGYWLLVYVMNVGGGGDIANMWVKGSKTGWISMSHNWGASYQAFATLGGQALSFKITSYTTKETIYAWNVAPANWNVGLTYKSNVNFH, from the exons atggGTTCTGTTTTCCATTCACGGAGCATTAGCTTCTTCTTGATAGCATTAACATCAGCATTCATCAGCACATCCACGGCTACAGGCTACACTCCCGTGTTCCAGCCTAGCCAATGGTCTCTTGCTCATGCCACCTTTTATGGTGATGAGACTGCCTCGGCTACTATGG GAGGGGCTTGTGGGTATGGGAACTTGTTTCAAAATGGATATGGAACAGACACTGTTGCATTGAGCACAACATTGTTCAACAATGGCTATGCTTGTGGGAGCTGCTACCAAATAATGTGTACGCAATCCCCATGGTGTTACAAAGGCGTATTTGCCACAGTGGCTGCTACTAATCTTTGCCCTCCAAATTGGAGTGAGGATTCTAATAATGGTGGATGGTGCAATCCTCCTAGAGTCCACTTCGACATGTCCAAGCCTGCTTTCATGAAAATTGCCCAATGGAAGGCTGGCATTGTTCCAGTCATGTACCGTAG GGTGCCATGCAGAAGAACAGATGGGCTTAGATTCTCATTCCAAGGAAATGGGTACTGGTTGTTGGTGTATGTGATGAACGTAGGAGGAGGTGGTGACATTGCCAACATGTGGGTGAAGGGAAGCAAAACAGGATGGATCAGCATGAGCCATAACTGGGGAGCTTCTTACCAGGCATTTGCTACACTTGGAGGACAGGCTCTATCTTTCAAGATCACTTCTTATACAACCAAGGAGACTATCTATGCTTGGAATGTTGCTCCTGCAAACTGGAACGTAGGCTTGACTTATAAGTCAAATGTGAACTTCCATTGA
- the LOC110608980 gene encoding uncharacterized protein LOC110608980 isoform X2 — translation MSSDTAKENASVVDSSVTEWKHDMVNFDDPESPICKGDEGTYPRRPEIAGQDQVGDSSLNQKVRLYDTRYFIIKSLNHHNIQLSVEKGVWATQVMNEPILEEAFHNSGKVILIFSVNMSGFFQGYAQMISSVGWRRDNIWSQGCGKSNPWGRSFKVKWLRLNDLPFQKTLHLKNPLNDYKPVKISRDCQELPEDVGEALCDLIDGESNSDGMPKRDELPLKRHCIVPPCSLGDEEYNVHSLHMPWAGASMPYPSFIYQHCAEASRFHLAHQGTSGVNLPLASSASNVSRMKHSQLNGSFANLQVQCDMHSRNDAWGLSAESPLASTLTEDDFLEMTYEEYLEVHSRSIKKMNLPELNYLACKGPRSLLYLLRSSWIFSNNTGVIKK, via the exons ATGTCATCTGATACTGCAAAAGAAAATGCCTCTGTAGTTGACTCCTCAGTAACTGAATGGAAACATGATATGGTGAATTTTGATGACCCAG AGAGCCCAATCTGTAAAGGTGATGAGGGCACTTATCCTCGTAGGCCGGAAATAGCAGGTCAAGATCAAGTGGGAGATTCATCTTTAAACCAAAAGGTTAGATTGTATGATACAAGATATTTCATCATTAAGAGCTTGAACCATCATAATATTCAACTATCAGTTGAGAAAGGAGTTTGGGCTACTCAAGTCATGAATGAACCAATTTTGGAAGAGGCCTTTCAT AATTCTGGTAAAGTCATTCTAATATTTAGTGTCAACATGAGTGGTTTCTTCCAAGGTTATGCCCAAATGATCTCTTCTGTTGGGTGGAGGCGTGACAACATTTGGAGCCAAGGATGTGGTAAAAGTAATCCTTGGGGCCGCAGCTTTAAGGTTAAATGGTTACGGTTAAATGACTTGCCTTTCCAAAAGACGCTTCATCTCAAGAATCCGCTGAATGACTACAAGCCTGTTAAAATTAGTAGAGACTGCCAG GAATTACCGGAAGATGTAGGAGAAGCTCTTTGTGATCTGATTGATGGGGAGAGTAATAGTGATGGCATGCCGAAAAG GGATGAGCTTCCTCTGAAAAGGCATTGTATAGTGCCTCCATGTTCATTAGGAGATGAAGAATATAATGTACATTCGCTGCATATGCCATGGGCTGGAGCATCCATGCCTTATCCTTCATTTATCTACCAACATTGTGCTGAAGCAAGTAGATTTCATTTGGCTCATCAGGGAACCAGTGGTGTTAATTTGCCTCTTGCATCTAGTGCATCAAATGTTTCGAGGATGAAACATTCTCAGCTGAATGGAAGTTTTGCAAATTTGCAAGTACAGTGTGACATGCATTCTCGAAACGATGCTTGGGGTTTGTCAGCGGAGAGTCCTCTGGCTAGTACTCTGACTGAGGATGATTTTCTTGAAATG ACGTATGAAGAATACCTAGAAGTGCATAGCAGAAGCATCAAAAAAATGAATCTCCCT gAGCTAAATTATTTAGCATGCAAAGGGCCTCGGTCATTGTTATACTTGTTAAGAA GTAGTTGGATCTTCTCAAACAACACCGGAGTCATCAAGAAGTAA
- the LOC110608980 gene encoding uncharacterized protein LOC110608980 isoform X1: MSSDTAKENASVVDSSVTEWKHDMVNFDDPESPICKGDEGTYPRRPEIAGQDQVGDSSLNQKVRLYDTRYFIIKSLNHHNIQLSVEKGVWATQVMNEPILEEAFHNSGKVILIFSVNMSGFFQGYAQMISSVGWRRDNIWSQGCGKSNPWGRSFKVKWLRLNDLPFQKTLHLKNPLNDYKPVKISRDCQELPEDVGEALCDLIDGESNSDGMPKRDELPLKRHCIVPPCSLGDEEYNVHSLHMPWAGASMPYPSFIYQHCAEASRFHLAHQGTSGVNLPLASSASNVSRMKHSQLNGSFANLQVQCDMHSRNDAWGLSAESPLASTLTEDDFLEMTYEEYLEVHSRSIKKMNLPVVGSSQTTPESSRSKKQDDNLNSSSVTEKCRSRKRTHHSSDK, translated from the exons ATGTCATCTGATACTGCAAAAGAAAATGCCTCTGTAGTTGACTCCTCAGTAACTGAATGGAAACATGATATGGTGAATTTTGATGACCCAG AGAGCCCAATCTGTAAAGGTGATGAGGGCACTTATCCTCGTAGGCCGGAAATAGCAGGTCAAGATCAAGTGGGAGATTCATCTTTAAACCAAAAGGTTAGATTGTATGATACAAGATATTTCATCATTAAGAGCTTGAACCATCATAATATTCAACTATCAGTTGAGAAAGGAGTTTGGGCTACTCAAGTCATGAATGAACCAATTTTGGAAGAGGCCTTTCAT AATTCTGGTAAAGTCATTCTAATATTTAGTGTCAACATGAGTGGTTTCTTCCAAGGTTATGCCCAAATGATCTCTTCTGTTGGGTGGAGGCGTGACAACATTTGGAGCCAAGGATGTGGTAAAAGTAATCCTTGGGGCCGCAGCTTTAAGGTTAAATGGTTACGGTTAAATGACTTGCCTTTCCAAAAGACGCTTCATCTCAAGAATCCGCTGAATGACTACAAGCCTGTTAAAATTAGTAGAGACTGCCAG GAATTACCGGAAGATGTAGGAGAAGCTCTTTGTGATCTGATTGATGGGGAGAGTAATAGTGATGGCATGCCGAAAAG GGATGAGCTTCCTCTGAAAAGGCATTGTATAGTGCCTCCATGTTCATTAGGAGATGAAGAATATAATGTACATTCGCTGCATATGCCATGGGCTGGAGCATCCATGCCTTATCCTTCATTTATCTACCAACATTGTGCTGAAGCAAGTAGATTTCATTTGGCTCATCAGGGAACCAGTGGTGTTAATTTGCCTCTTGCATCTAGTGCATCAAATGTTTCGAGGATGAAACATTCTCAGCTGAATGGAAGTTTTGCAAATTTGCAAGTACAGTGTGACATGCATTCTCGAAACGATGCTTGGGGTTTGTCAGCGGAGAGTCCTCTGGCTAGTACTCTGACTGAGGATGATTTTCTTGAAATG ACGTATGAAGAATACCTAGAAGTGCATAGCAGAAGCATCAAAAAAATGAATCTCCCT GTAGTTGGATCTTCTCAAACAACACCGGAGTCATCAAGAAGTAAAAAACAGGATGACAATTT AAACTCAAGCTCTGTAACTGAAAAGTGTCGCTCACGGAAGAGGACACATCATTCATCTGATAAATGA
- the LOC110608980 gene encoding uncharacterized protein LOC110608980 isoform X3, with protein sequence MNEPILEEAFHNSGKVILIFSVNMSGFFQGYAQMISSVGWRRDNIWSQGCGKSNPWGRSFKVKWLRLNDLPFQKTLHLKNPLNDYKPVKISRDCQELPEDVGEALCDLIDGESNSDGMPKRDELPLKRHCIVPPCSLGDEEYNVHSLHMPWAGASMPYPSFIYQHCAEASRFHLAHQGTSGVNLPLASSASNVSRMKHSQLNGSFANLQVQCDMHSRNDAWGLSAESPLASTLTEDDFLEMTYEEYLEVHSRSIKKMNLPVVGSSQTTPESSRSKKQDDNLNSSSVTEKCRSRKRTHHSSDK encoded by the exons ATGAATGAACCAATTTTGGAAGAGGCCTTTCAT AATTCTGGTAAAGTCATTCTAATATTTAGTGTCAACATGAGTGGTTTCTTCCAAGGTTATGCCCAAATGATCTCTTCTGTTGGGTGGAGGCGTGACAACATTTGGAGCCAAGGATGTGGTAAAAGTAATCCTTGGGGCCGCAGCTTTAAGGTTAAATGGTTACGGTTAAATGACTTGCCTTTCCAAAAGACGCTTCATCTCAAGAATCCGCTGAATGACTACAAGCCTGTTAAAATTAGTAGAGACTGCCAG GAATTACCGGAAGATGTAGGAGAAGCTCTTTGTGATCTGATTGATGGGGAGAGTAATAGTGATGGCATGCCGAAAAG GGATGAGCTTCCTCTGAAAAGGCATTGTATAGTGCCTCCATGTTCATTAGGAGATGAAGAATATAATGTACATTCGCTGCATATGCCATGGGCTGGAGCATCCATGCCTTATCCTTCATTTATCTACCAACATTGTGCTGAAGCAAGTAGATTTCATTTGGCTCATCAGGGAACCAGTGGTGTTAATTTGCCTCTTGCATCTAGTGCATCAAATGTTTCGAGGATGAAACATTCTCAGCTGAATGGAAGTTTTGCAAATTTGCAAGTACAGTGTGACATGCATTCTCGAAACGATGCTTGGGGTTTGTCAGCGGAGAGTCCTCTGGCTAGTACTCTGACTGAGGATGATTTTCTTGAAATG ACGTATGAAGAATACCTAGAAGTGCATAGCAGAAGCATCAAAAAAATGAATCTCCCT GTAGTTGGATCTTCTCAAACAACACCGGAGTCATCAAGAAGTAAAAAACAGGATGACAATTT AAACTCAAGCTCTGTAACTGAAAAGTGTCGCTCACGGAAGAGGACACATCATTCATCTGATAAATGA
- the LOC110608981 gene encoding uncharacterized protein LOC110608981 isoform X1 gives MESNGQQEKTKTVSKDQVIAKLKDDGDFDNLRLKIIRKVKDNQEELRNSIISIVRQSAALNRPGAENMKPRQLLDAIYDEVGNKMMSKLSDGVWEIIRSGDGMKNEITETVQSVRNKLVEPERKEMGESSTHGVVLVHNEADNKSLVKASTVAVDGNLSNGEPQEPPGFSLSINHQNNHESREELQQPIHCQGPEEEQKEGFNHSKDRLEADDVGPSSPPGFSADIVHKQPTDDTDEDPDVPPGFG, from the exons ATGGAGAGCAACGGTCAACAAGAGAAGACGAAAACAGTAAGCAAGGACCAAGTTATTGCTAAACTCAAGGACGACGGCGACTTCGATAATCTCCGTCTCAAGATCATCCGCAAGGTTAAAGACAAT CAGGAAGAATTGCGCAATAGCATTATTTCCATTGTGAGGCAGTCAGCAGCTCTTAACCGTCCAGGGGCCGAGAACATGAAGCCCAGGCAACTTTTGGATGCCATATATGATGAGGTTGG GAACAAAATGATGAGCAAGCTTTCTGATGGCGTGTGGGAAATAATTAGATCAGGTGATGGCATGAAAAATGAAATAACTGAGACTGTACAATCTGTCCGTAATAAGTTGGTGGAGCCTGAAAGGAAGGAGATGGGTGAATCTTCCACTCATGGTGTAGTGCTGGTTCATAATGAAGCTGACAATAAGAGCCTTGTCAAGGCCTCAACTGTTGCAGTGGATGGTAACTTGTCCAATGGTGAGCCACAAGAACCGCCAGGATTCTCTCTCTCCATTAATCATCAGAACAACCATGAATCTAGAGAGGAGTTGCAGCAGCCTATACATTGCCAAGGACCTGAGGAAGAACAGAAAGAAGGGTTTAACCACTCAAAAGATAGGCTGGAGGCTGATGATGTTGGTCCTAGTTCACCACCTGGCTTTTCTGCAGATATTGTGCACAAGCAGCCAACTGATGATACTGATGAGGATCCTGATGTGCCTCCTGGTTTTGGTTGA
- the LOC110608981 gene encoding uncharacterized protein LOC110608981 isoform X2, which translates to MESNGQQEKTKTVSKDQVIAKLKDDGDFDNLRLKIIRKVKDNEELRNSIISIVRQSAALNRPGAENMKPRQLLDAIYDEVGNKMMSKLSDGVWEIIRSGDGMKNEITETVQSVRNKLVEPERKEMGESSTHGVVLVHNEADNKSLVKASTVAVDGNLSNGEPQEPPGFSLSINHQNNHESREELQQPIHCQGPEEEQKEGFNHSKDRLEADDVGPSSPPGFSADIVHKQPTDDTDEDPDVPPGFG; encoded by the exons ATGGAGAGCAACGGTCAACAAGAGAAGACGAAAACAGTAAGCAAGGACCAAGTTATTGCTAAACTCAAGGACGACGGCGACTTCGATAATCTCCGTCTCAAGATCATCCGCAAGGTTAAAGACAAT GAAGAATTGCGCAATAGCATTATTTCCATTGTGAGGCAGTCAGCAGCTCTTAACCGTCCAGGGGCCGAGAACATGAAGCCCAGGCAACTTTTGGATGCCATATATGATGAGGTTGG GAACAAAATGATGAGCAAGCTTTCTGATGGCGTGTGGGAAATAATTAGATCAGGTGATGGCATGAAAAATGAAATAACTGAGACTGTACAATCTGTCCGTAATAAGTTGGTGGAGCCTGAAAGGAAGGAGATGGGTGAATCTTCCACTCATGGTGTAGTGCTGGTTCATAATGAAGCTGACAATAAGAGCCTTGTCAAGGCCTCAACTGTTGCAGTGGATGGTAACTTGTCCAATGGTGAGCCACAAGAACCGCCAGGATTCTCTCTCTCCATTAATCATCAGAACAACCATGAATCTAGAGAGGAGTTGCAGCAGCCTATACATTGCCAAGGACCTGAGGAAGAACAGAAAGAAGGGTTTAACCACTCAAAAGATAGGCTGGAGGCTGATGATGTTGGTCCTAGTTCACCACCTGGCTTTTCTGCAGATATTGTGCACAAGCAGCCAACTGATGATACTGATGAGGATCCTGATGTGCCTCCTGGTTTTGGTTGA